A region of Solanum dulcamara chromosome 7, daSolDulc1.2, whole genome shotgun sequence DNA encodes the following proteins:
- the LOC129896625 gene encoding uncharacterized protein At5g39865-like produces the protein MDRFRDDEIHKPKVSMMLNRSMTVHNAANPIEFPEKTVYFYPSPPPIERHGSVKKLHTSSLGSSFKGTVKKLCSLFESRKPSNLQPQSPTKPAKSFNSDSRVPSFSDFGCTLSGTEDSVVVYFTSLRGIRRTFEDCYTARMILKSFRVKIDERDISMDSAYKKELQNVLGQKNVTLPQVFIKGKYIGGAEIIKQLNEVGELSKLLRGLPLRPPGYTCEGCGDMRFLPCSNCDGSRKYFDEDEGQLRRCPQCNENGLVRCPLCCS, from the coding sequence atggatCGTTTCAGGGATGATGAAATTCATAAACCAAAGGTATCTATGATGCTCAATAGATCGATGACGGTTCATAACGCCGCAAACCCTATTGAATTCCCTGAAAAAACTGTATATTTCTACCCTTCTCCTCCTCCTATTGAACGACATGGCTCAGTCAAGAAGCTCCACACCTCTTCTTTAGGATCTTCTTTCAAGGGTACCGTCAAGAAACTATGTTCTCTTTTCGAATCTCGTAAACCATCCAATTTACAACCTCAAAGCCCCACAAAGCCTGCAAAATCATTCAATTCCGATTCTAGGGTTCCCTCATTTTCTGATTTCGGCTGTACGCTGTCTGGAACGGAGGACTCTGTCGTTGTATACTTTACCAGTCTTCGTGGGATTAGGAGAACCTTTGAGGATTGCTACACTGCAAGAATGATTCTTAAAAGTTTTCGGGTCAAAATTGACGAAAGAGATATTTCAATGGACAGTGCATACAAAAAGGAACTGCAGAATGTTTTGGGTCAGAAGAATGTAACTTTGCCACAAGTTTTCATTAAAGGGAAGTACATTGGAGGAGCTGAAATCATCAAGCAATTGAATGAAGTGGGCGAGTTGTCAAAGTTGCTAAGAGGACTTCCTCTTAGGCCGCCTGGATATACTTGTGAAGGATGCGGGGACATGCGGTTCTTACCTTGCTCCAATTGTGATGGCAGcagaaaatattttgatgagGACGAAGGACAGCTCAGGAGATGTCCACAATGCAACGAGAATGGCTTGGTTCGTTGCCCTCTTTGTTGTTCTTGA